The sequence GAGTGGGCGAAGGACTTCGAACCGCGCAAGGAAAGCCAGGACGTCGCCAGCGTGCGCTTCCAGGTGATGGGCCTCAAGGATACGCCGGCCGACCGGGGAGCTTTGGAGAAGGCGATGTCGGCCGCCTTTGCCGGGCATCGCTACGCTTATCGCATCGACGCCCTGATGGATGGCGCGATCGAAGCGCGGGCCGTCGTCGCCTTCGCCGGGACGCTCCGCGAAGGCGAAACGGACGCGCGGGGACGCTTCTACGTAACCGAACGCGACGTCGCCGAGGGTTTTGAAGCTCGCGTTTTCGCGCCCAAATCCGAGGCGCGAATGAAGGCGCGCATCGAGGCGGCGATCGGGATCGGCCAGCATCGCATCGTGCTCGAGCCGGGCGCGCCCGGTAACGGCCCCACGAGCGTCGTCGATCGCCTGACGCGGCTCCAGGAGCATGACGCGGCGGCCTCAGATAGCGGCGCCCTTCTCGACAACCCAAGCGCCATCCAGGCAGAGTCGCGGGCTTGGCGGCGGGATCTGCGCTCGTTCAAGCCGCGCGACACGATGCATCTCATCGTCTCCGCCAAGGCCGGCGTCGGCGTCAACGCCTTCAGAACCGCGGTGCGCGGCTTCGTCCATGAGCAATTCGCCGAGCATAAATTTATGTTCGGCGTGCACACCGACAAGGCTGACGCTGGGCATGTCCACGCTCATGTGATCGTCGCTGTCCGGGACGCCGAGGGCGTGAAAATTCATCCTGGGCCGCAGGATTTTCGGCATTGGCGCGAGGCCTTTGCCGAGCACGCCCAGATGCAAGGGATAAAGATCGTTGCGACCTCGGCCGCAGAGCGCGCCTCGTCGCAGAGCTATGGCCCCAAGGACAAGGCGATTGTCGACGCCGCCGATTATCCTCGGCCGGGTCGAGAGGCGCGCGATCGCGCCTACGCGAGCAACCCTGCGAACAAGACGCTCATCGACAATGCGCGCCGGCGCATCGAGATCGCGCACACCAATCCAATTCGCATGCCGACCTCGGAGCGTCAGCTCGCCGTCGCGAACGACTCGGCCTCGACGTGGCGACAGCTGGCGCGGGAGGAACCGCAGAGCGCGACGGCAAGCGCTCTTGCCCAGCGGATGCAATTCTCTCAAGCCGCCGGGCAAGCTATCGCCACGCTCGTCAATCAGGCTCTCATCACCCAGACCACGAGGAGCAGCGCCATGCCGATCACCGCCGCGCAAATGGGATCCGACCTCAAGCTGCTGAACGAAGCCGTGGACAAGGTCGGTGCCGTCCTGCCGGCGGATACGAAAGCCGCGTTTTTTGAGCGCTCGGGGCGCTATCTCGAAAAGCTTGCGGCGCGCGTCGATATGCAGCGGGTATTCGAGGCCAAATCCTCGCAGGCCGCGCTTGCTCCTGTCGTGGAACAGGCCGGGGGCATCGCTCGCGTCGAACAACGCGAAGCGATCAGCGCGCAGAGGCTCGTGGAAAGCGCCGAAGCCGTCGAGCGTTGCATCGAGGCGGCAGCCAATCCGATGCCGGCCAGCGCGCGCGATATCGACACGTCTCGCCTCATCGTCCGGGAAGCCGAGAGGACGGCTGCGGATGAACAAGCCCGCGCGCACGCGGCCCGGGAGGCCCAGCGTCTGCTGGCGGCCAATGCCGCGGCGCCTCTCGCGGCTTCGCTCGCTGTCGATGCGCGGCTCGAGGCGTTGCGCCGGGAACAAATGGAAAAGCTTCGGCAAATTTCGGCGGAAAAGGAAGCTGCCGGCGAGACATCAGGCCTTGAGATCGAACGATGAGGAAATCGCAGCCGTTGATCGGCCACTCGGCAGAAGCACACGCCGTATGCGGTGAGCCAATCGACCCTCAATCATAATTGCTCGACGGTTCGGCCACCGTCTAGATCCAGCGCACAGTTGGCTTCGGCGCTTGCGGGGGGATATGCGGGGCAAAAATCGTCCAAGAGCGATCGAGCCAAAAGCCGAACCGCAACCGGACAATGAGCAGGACCGCGAAGGAAATGGCGCTGCGTTCATCCGACACCAGCTCTGTCATGGTGGCGACATCCTCAGGGCTCGGGCGGACAGAGAAAGAGGGATGGGAGTGCCATTCACCGAGATAGTTGAATCTCGAAAAGTCCCTGCCGGTGCGCTCAAAAAAGGCATTGAGAGCCTGCTCGTGCGCATGCGGATCGCGGTGGAAATTCGTATGTGATCCGGAATAGAGGTCCACGGAAAAATCCATTACGCGAAAGCGGCTCATCGCCAGTTGTTCAGCGAAAAGCATGCCCCCGATTTCGTACCGGCCCGCGGATCGCAGGGACCTGCGCAATCCGGTTTCGACGTCAGGTGTCAGTTCGATCTGCATCGACACTGTGATCCAAAAGTGAGAGGACATACTCAACGGCGGCTTCGACTTGCGCACCGCTGATTTCGATCCGCCACTCGCCCTCAGGGGAGAAGTCGAGCGGGCGTGTGTCGAACGGCTCGGCGAAAATCCACTCCGCCGAAAGGCCGATGACATAGCCGGGATGAGGAAAAGCTGATGTGTCAGGCCGTATGAGTACATCCACAGCCATGCGGCTTGCGTGTGCGGCGATCACCGCCACTTCGGCATCGTCGGCCACGAGAGGCGGTGCGTCCTCGCGCTGAGCGTCGTACCGGTCGCCTTCACCATGCCAGGGCACGCCCTGATCGCGACACCATGCGAGATATTGGCGCCTTGCCGCGTGTGGTGGTGGTTCATTTTCCGGCCGCAGGCGACCTACAAATCCGCCAATTCCGCCGGCATAGACTTCCGCCCAGATCATCGGACGGAGAAACTGGCGCGCAACCGAAGCCACGAAGTTGAACGCCTGCGGATCGGCGGTTGCATCGACGAGAAGATCGCATGTCGCGAGTTCGTCTAGAACGGACGCCGTTGTGCCCGACGATTCCTGTCCGCCGAGGACCACGCGGCGACCGCTGACATTCACGCCCGGAGCAACGGCGCGAAGTCTTGATTCAAGACCATCGACCTTGTGCGCGCCGAGGCTTCCCGCGTCCAGTTCGTGCCGCACAAGATTGCCCGGCGTCAAGATGTCGTCATCCACCAGCACAAACGAGCCGACCCCGCTTCGTGTGAGACTAGCGGCAATCTTGGAGCCCAGGGAGCCCGCACCGACGACGCCAACCTTCTTGGACGCTAGTCCGCCGTAGGTTTCTGGCAGGCGCGCGGTCGCGTTGGTGAGGTCGATGGTGCTGTAAGGTATAAGACGCCAGACGCCTTCCTGCCGGAACGAGTAGTAAAGGCGTGCACTTTGGGCATCAGCAATGACGGTGATGCGTGTCCGCGTATTCTCGTCCGCAGGCACAAACCCATCACACGGCGTGGCGGCGATCAGAGGATCAAGATCCTGCTGATCGGAGATCGGCAGATCCATAAGCGAGGCAACGCGGATCAGTAATGCTGGCTCGCCCTTATCGCTCCGTGCAGGGATGGTGTTTTCACGCCAAGTCAGGTCGGAGGGAGTCCCGACAGCTGCTACATACGCTGCCCACGTCCTGTTCGGCCCGTGGATTTCGACAATACTACACAGATGACCTGTGCCTGCCGGGAGGGTGGCGGCATACGCCTTCAATTCGTGCGTTAGCAGGAAGCGGCAGCCGGACCCACGTAACAGTTGCCCGAGGGTCTCTTGATGGGCACTCGGCACGACGGCGCGCTCCCCCACCGTGGGATGCTCTCCGGAAAGCAGCCTGTAGGCGCTTTCAATCATAATGGCGCCGGTGATCGACGGATCCCAATTGTCCGAACGGAATTCGAGGCACAGCTCGCCGCCTGCTCCGTATTGGTGGCTTGAATGGCGGCGCCCGTCCCGGGGAATCACCGAAGGCGGTGTTTCGGGAAAGAAGGCTGGATACTCGAGCGTGAAAGGCAGGGTTTCGCCATTGACGGCCAGATCAAAATCCACGCCGAACTTTAGGCTTTTGAGCATCCTATTGGTCGTGGCACCGATCCATGCATTACCATCGCGGAGAGTTTCGATACCCTCGAGCTCGGATTTCAGGCGGTCCGGGTTGCGGATGAACCACATTAGCCGAATCCGCGCGGCTTATAGTCCACCCTCGGCACGTTCGGGAAGCTGAACGCCCCCGCAGACGGCGCGACCGAAGCGACCTTCAGGAGTCCGGCCCTCGCCTGCGAGTTAGTCCCGGCGCGGTCGCTGAAGAACGTGGTGGCAAAGACCTTGTCCCAACACTTGAGCGCCTTGGCGCGCGTGCAATCCGCATCGAACAAGGGCGCAAGGTTGTCGACAGCCTCCGTGAGGCGGTTGCGCAGAAAGCGAGCGCGGGCATCGTCTGTGCCTTTGGTGATGGTTCCATCCGGCGTCACCGGGTGCGCTACAACGAGGCTCAGATTGAGGCGGTCGCGGATGCCCTTCATCGTGTCATAGAGGGCGCGATCCTCGCGGGCGGCATTCCCGCGGAAGCATTCGCTTGCGAGCTTAGTGATGCCAAATCCGCTCAGAATCTGGCTGCTCCAGCTCTCGCGACTGCGCGCATATTTCTTAATTTGCCGGATCACACGCCGCATTTGACGGCCGTTTCCGGTATCGGGGCTCTGCCGCGTGTTTTCCGTTTCAAACCAGGCAGTCACGTCGCGGGCATCGGAACGCTTCCAATCGCCGCTGGCGAGTTCGTGGTAGTAAGCGACATTCCCCCAAAAATCCTTGGCCGCAACGCGCCGATAAACCGGCACGTCTACCCAGTAACCAGCCTTGTAGTAGACCCGCACACAATTCGTACGCACCTCAGGCGGGTTCGCGAAGGATCCATCATCCAGCGCATCGCGCACCATCTGGCGCACTTGGAGAGCGGTTAGCTCGGCGCCGCGATCCCCGACCAGTGCCTCCTTGTCGAAGTAGACACCATCGTCGATGTCGTAGTCTTTGCCGGGGTGCTGCACCATCGTCTTCATGGCGTAGCTACCCTGGCTAGCGAACTCGCGGGGTGCAGGCTTATTCTTGCCCTTCAGGCCTTTTTTTAGGCGATCGCGGTTGGCATCGCGGCGAGCGCGCATGTTTGTGCGCTCCGCCTGCGGCAGAGTCACTTGCGCATCATGGTGGGCGAGCACGTCGTCGGAACGACGGCGTCGAACAGGGAGCAGATCAGAGCTGCCTCAGCGTCGCTGTTCGCGGAGGCGCACTTGCTGTTGGTCATGTCCGCATCCGTGCGGGCCTGGTTGACGAGCGCCGCGATAGCCTCAGGACGAGTTTCATCGAGTCCGAGATACGGGATCAGGGCGGCGGGCACCTTTTCGCTCGGGAAGCGGATGATAGTGCACTTACGGTCAACATGACGTGCTAGCTTCTTAGCCACGTGATCGTAGGCGAACTGCTGCGCATCGATAGAAAGGCTCGCGGCCTCGCCGCCGAATTTCCATTCGCGCAGTCCGCGATGCACGGCGGATTTCGCAATTTGCTCGCCCGCCGGCAAAGGGCATGTCCCGAGGCAGAAGATTTGGATTTCCTGTCCTGGCGCGGTCATTTCGAGAGCGTCGACGAGGCCGACGAGAACGGGATTGTTCGCCCAAAGTCCGCCGTCGACGAAGATGTTGAAGCCAGACGCCCCGTTCTCTGGATGGTTCACCGGCGCCATCGAGCGAAAGACCGGCGCGGCCGACGTGGCGAGACATACGTCAATCAGCGCATAATTATCGTCGCGGTGGTTCGTCGTATCCTTAAGGTGCGGTGTCTTGAAGACCCAGGCGCGATGCTGGCTCATTTCAACGGCGGGAATGGCGAGAGCAATGCCGCGCGTCGCATACATTTCGCCCAGCGTCGTCGTGCCGAGACGATCCTCGAGAGCCTTGCGAAGCACATCCGTGCCCTTAGCCAAAGCGGCCGAGCGCGCAGAAATGTCGAGCGCGATGCTCAACAAGCCAGTCGGCAGAGGCCGCGAAAAGATTTGCGGGCCATGCTCCTGATAGAGCCTAACCACCTCCGAGAGAGGCACGCCCTTCGCGAGCGCACAGGCAATGATGCCCCCCGTGCTGGTGCCGACAATCAGGTCGAAAGCAGCACCAATGTCGAAAGTTTCCAGCCCGCGGCGCTTAGCGAACGTAGATCCGACCCGATCGAGGTAGGTGGCAGTGTATGTGCCGCGCATGCCGCCTCCATCGAGACTCAGCACACGAAACGGCTGCGGTTGACTGATCATGAGAGCGCGACTTCCTTCAGATCTCGTTCAGTGAATCAGTTTAACGGTCTCCAAAAAAAATCTACCCGATGCGATAGTAGACGAATTCAACGCCGCCTGTATCCGCTGCGCTTTCGCGCCGGAGGAGGAAGCCTTGCTCCCAAAGCTGCTTGAACTTCATGCTCGCATTCGCAATCGACAGGTTTTTCTGCACAGCAAATTCTGAGGCCCGTGATTGCGAACGACCCATGGCGAACTGGAACGCTTCGCGCGTTCCCTCCTTCGGCTTCATACCCACTAGCTCGGCGGACTTCCCGGCCCAGACCAGCATCGGCTGTTCCTTCTTCTCGCCCGCCGCATCGATGTTTTCGACCATATCCGGGTCGGTCAGATCGATGAGACAGAACCCCTTGGTACGGCGAAACCGCCGCGCCAGCTCGATGATGGTCTCAGAGGCAAACGAGATATCGATCCGCTTCACACCCTTCATCGAAATCTGGAATATAACCGTGCCTGGATTGTCTTCCACGAACTGAAGGAGACGCTGATACACTTGCCGCCCCTGGCTGCGGCCCCATCCTTCGGGGCGATCCATATGTGCGCGAAGAGCAAGCACCCGCGTGGTCACCTCGTTCATCCCCTTCATTTAAGCAGATTCGGAGTCGCCGTCAAGGTGTCAGCCCGAAGGCGAACGCAATGTGGGTTCCCCACAGCAGCGGCAGCCCCTCATAACAGTAAGCGCGGTTGGGCTCGTAGGTGCCGCGTGCCGGTTTGAGAAGAACGCGCTGGTTGGGCAAGCGCACGTCCAGCTGGGCATCGAACTTTATGGCCTTGGCGGCGCAACCCTTCAGACCGCATCCACGGTCGGCGCCATGCCTGGAGATGCCCCGCCGGAACACTTCGACAAGGAGATCGAGATCAGAAAGATTGTGCAGTCTGGGTGATTCGATCCTGAGCGACGGGCGCAAAGTCTCCATGATCCCGAGACCGCTGTCCGACACGGCAACGGACAGGCGGTTGCCGCCGGAATAGACCTGAAGCGCCGCATAGCCATCGAGCTGCGTCGCGCTGTGCGCAAAAATGTTGTCGATCAGCTCAGCGAAGATCGTCCAGGCTGCTCCCTTGAGTTCATCCACGTCCGCGCGGCTGTTACACGCATAGGAGATCGCGTCCGTTAAACGGGTGGGCAGGTCGTCATCGCGGGCATCCTTGTTAATGCGGGCGATCTCGACCAGCATGCTGTTGCCGCCGCGATGTAGCTTGGCACTGGAGTAAAAAGGACGCTCAGGCGATACGTCCACCGCCTTTGCAAGGTGGTCGAAGAAGCCCATCCGGTTCAGATAGCCCATCGTTCCGGCTTCACCTTCCTCGAAGGTCATGTGGACGCGGCGCGCCGAGGCCACGAGTTGGTTGGCTAGCGAAAGCAGCCGGATCGCACCATCGATCATGATCTTGCAGCCGACGGGAAAATGGAACGTGACTTCGTGCGTATTCGGGTCGTGCGGGCCGTAAGAAGCCCGCAGCGCGGTCTCAAACCGATCTGCGTTGATCCAAGTGGAGGGGAAAAGCACGGTGCAGCGCACTTGGCACCCTTCGTCCGGGGTCGGCCCTTTATTCTATCTCAAGTTGCCTGCGCCTGAGCCACTCCGGCAAGCTGAGCCCGCACACGGTCGCCAGCAGGCCGGATTCGAGAAAATGCAGCTTGGCCGTTTTGACGATCCGTTTCAGCGCTTTGGTGAACCAGGGCAGCACCACTCGAACCATTCCCGAATCCCGACAATCGGGACTATTGTGCCCGGCTATTTTGAAGTCAACGGCCCGCTGATTAGAAGCGCCAGCCCCGCTATCTGAAAGCGCAAGTGAAAGCCTTCCCTTGCGGCCGAGCCAAGGTCTCGGCGGAAGCCGCTGACACGGCACAGACCTTTAGGTCGACCAATGATAAGCTCAAGTCGCTGATTTGCGAATTGTCTGAAAGGGGCGCTGGTTAACCTTCGTCGGTTCTTGCCAGAGATGTTGGCTGGCTTCTGTGGCGATGAACCACCCGCCGATTGAAGTTCGCGCGCTTGCGATATATATTCCGATCCATCGGAAGACTTATCTTGGAGGCCGGGATGGGCTCTGCTGCGGACATGCTCAAGCCAACCGAGGCCGCCATGGTCGCTCGCGTCACGCTCCGGGACGTCAACCGGGTGATCGACGAGCGCATCCTGCCGGAGGGGTTCTTCTCGCTCGACGACGGTCGGCGTGTCGCGGCGACGGCCTGCACGCTGATCGCATTCTACTTCGATAGCGCTAAACGGCTGACGTCCGAGGAGCGTCTGTTCGCCATCCGTGAGGTCGGATCGCGCCTGCGCAGGTTTCGTGCCCGTGCCCTTTCTTCTCTTATCGACGAGGATTGGATCGTGCGAGATGAGTTTCTCACCATCGACCTTGCCCCTTTTGTTCGACGCACGAAGGAGCGCATGGATCGTCTGACCGCCGCGCGTCAACTCGTCGTGTCGGACCCGGAGATCCTCGGTGGAGCGCCAATCGTCCGCGGCACGCGCGTCCCCGTCTATGACGTCGCGGCCTGTGTGGAGGCTGGCCTTCCGACAAAGCGCATCTTGGCGGCCTATCCGTCGCTCGACGAGAACCAGGTGGAGCTCGCCGCAATTTACGCCGAAGCTAACCCCCCTCGGGGTCGCCCCCGGTCGAGCGACGAGTTGCCTGAGGGCGCAGTCATCGTGGCCGAACGGAGAGTTCCTCGTCGTGGGAAGGCTGGATGAAGTTCCTGATCGACGAGTGCCTGAGTCCGGAACTGACAAAGCTTGCCCAGGCGCGAGGATATGGGGAGTCGTCCCATATCGTTTGGTTGGGGCGCGCCGGCCTGAAGGATTGGGAGCTGAAGCCTCTCATCCTGCAGAATGACTGGACCTTCGTCACGAAAAACTCCGTGGACTTCCGTGGCTCTGCCGAAAAGCCCGGCGCCAAGGGGCAATATGCCGACGTCGCGATCCATGCCGGGCTGATTTGCCTCAATGGGCCACCGGGCATGGATCTGGACATGCAGCTCGAGCTTTTTGAGCAGGCGTTGGACGAGCTTGAGTCCGACGCTGACCTCGTCAACCAGGTTCTGGAAATCACGATGGACGAGAGCGCCATAGACATCCGGCGTTATCAGCTTCCGGCGGTGGGAGCCTGACGGCGATGTTTTAGCGCCGGCGTCAGCGTTTGTCGTCGGCTGATTGGAAGTCAGCGGTCCGCAGATTGGGACCGTAGGGCCCGTTGAAAATGCGCCTGATGCGATACCTTTGAGCGCTATTGGATCGATGCGGCGCGCCAATCTTTCTGAATTTTTTCTGCAATTGCCGTCAAATCCTTCAGAGCGGAACCAATTTCGTCGCCAGGTTCTGAGGAGGGATAGCCGCTCACCCGTTGTGCCTCGGCGATTATCCCGGCGATAGCGTCCGAAATCACTACGTCGAGGGTCGTGTGTTTATTCTGAACGCTTTCGACATCTGAGTTTCCTGTCGGCACTCCGACAACTGATCCCTCGCTTGCGGGTGCGGCGGGGATCGCGCCTGATTCGACCTGCCTTGCCTTCGTGCCGAGCTCTGACTTCAAGGTGGCCTCGAGCCACGCCGCGGGCTCCAACCAGCGCTGCAAACTAGGCCGCTCGATCGCCACGATCCCAGTTTGCTCCATGAGGTGGCGCATCCGACGATCACGAAAGAAATAAGCCTTCCCAATTTCGAATGGCCGCGCATTGGCGACGAGCAGGATCGACTTGTCCTTCGGCATCCGCGTCAGCTCTTGCGGCCGACGCAGCGGCGCCGCCATGTGCCCGAGCGAGACGCGAGACTGAGACAGGCCTGATCCCACCATCTTCGTCGTATGCGTCGCCGTGTACGTCCCGAGCGCGTCCGAGACATATTTTGCGGTCTCATTGTCGTTGATCGCGACGAAGAGCTTGAGCGCCGCTCCGGCGACGAGCGTCTCGCGCATCGCCTTGCCATAGGTCTCGTCGAGCTGGGAGATGTTTTGCAACACGATCGCCATGCGGAAGCCATAGCCAGCGCTGACAGCAATCTTCGAGGCGAGAGACGACATCCTACCGAGCGCGTAGAATTCATCGAGGAGCAGAAGGACCTGATGCGGTTCGTCGGCGCCGGGGAGATCGCGCATCAGCACGTCATGGATCTGCTGAAACAGAATCCGAATGAGCGGACGATAGCTTTCGAGATCTGCGAGCGGCGAGCCGATAAAGATCGACATGCGCTTGCGGCGCAGATTACGGATGTCGAAATCCGATGTCTCCGTCACGGCGCAGATGAGCGGCGAATCCCAAGGCGCGAAAGCGTTGTTGACGTTGAACATGACCGAGCCGCGCGTGCGATCGGGAATCGCGACAAATTGATTGAAGGCGTCGAGCACCCAGGAGGGAACGGAGCCGTCATTTTCCGTCGCGACGATGGTTTTGAGCACGTCGGCGATGTCGTGCCCAGTCGAGATGACTCGCACCGCCGAGCGAATATGCCGCGCCTTCTCGAAATGGATGCTGGTCATCACATAGCCGAGCAGCGCCGCGACGGTCTTGCGCGCGGCGAGTGTCCAATCATTCTCGACCGATCCCGTCGCGACGAGGAAGCTCGCGATATTGGCGCAGTCCGTCGCCATTTCGGGGCCGGGCCGCACATAGTCGAGTGGATTGTAGCGGTGGGAGGAGGTCGAGCCCGGCGCGAAAACAAACACAGCGTCGCCCTTGGCCGCGCGCGCCGCGCCGAAGGATTTCAGATTCTCGCTCTTGATGTCGAGCGTCACCATGGAGCCCGGCCAGGCGAGACCGTTCGGGATCACAAAACTCACACCCTTACCGGTGCGGGTCGGGCCGACGATCAGCACGTGGCCTGGATCGTCCGAGACCAGCATATGGCCGTTGAGGCGGCCAACGATAATGCCGTTCTTCGCCGCCAGCCCCCCGCGGCGCGCCTCAGAGAGCGTTCCAAAGCGCGCGTCGCCATGCAGCGTCGATTTGCGGTTCGCGTAGAGAAAAACTGCAAGGGCGACAAAGAGCGCAAGAACCACGCCGGCGGCAATGGCGCCGTTTTCCAGCGCAAGTTTGGAGACACGCTCGTCCTGCGCATAGACATAGAAATGCTTATAGGCGAGCGGAAACCCGTGATCGAAGGAGAGAGGCGGAAACTGCTCGAGGTCGAAGCGGGGATTTTCCGTCACGACGCTCTTGAGAAGCGCCCATTTCTGCGCAGGCCTGGAGAAGCCGGAGCGAAGGCCGGTCACAATCGCATAGGGCACGACCCAGAGCAGCGCCGCGGCGAGGGACAAGAATAGCCCAATGACCAGCCGCTCGAGATGTTCCCGCGTCATCAGCGGCCGACCTTTCAGCGCGCCCGCGCTGCGGCGTCCTGCTTCCAGGCCGCCATGCGCGAGAAATAAATCTCAGACGTCCCGCGCCAGCCGCCCAGCCGGCTTTGTTGGAGCACGATCGGCAGGACCGTCTTCACATAGGAAATGATCTCGTCCTTCCGCAGGCCGAGCCCGCTCTGCATGACCATCAGCGCGAGCTGCTCGAAGGCGCCCGCGGGACTGTCGGCGTGAATGGTCGTGATCGAACCCGGGTGGCCAGTGTTGACCGCCCGCAGGAAGGAATAGGCCTCGGAACCCCGGATCTCGCCGAGAAAAATCCGGTCCGGGCGCAGGCGCATGGCGGCCTGAAGCAGGCTTTCGATCGTCACCCGCGCCTGGCCCTGGTCGCCCTTGGAGGCGACGAGCGGCAGGAAGTTTTTCTGCAGCGGCTTCACCTCGCGGGTGTCTTCGATCGTGACGATCCGCTCCTCGACAGACACCTCCTTCAAAATGGCGTTGAGGAAGGTGGTTTTGCCCGACGACGTGCCGCCGGAAAGCAAGATGGAATAGCGATTACAGACAGCGAGCCGGATAAAGGTCTCGATGCGCCCCGCGTCCAAATGCTCGCAGAGCGCGCGGTCGATCTCGGACAGTTCATCGCCGGCAGAGACCTTGACCCGCTCGAAGGAGCCCATCCGCCGATAATCTTCGAGGGCCAGCTCCTTGATCACCTGCTTGCGGATTGCGAAGGCTCCGCCGTTGGTCGTCGCCGGCGGTAGCACCCCTTGAAAGCGTTCCCCGGTGGCGAGCGCGGCCGAGAGCAGCGGATGCTCGCTGTTGACGCTTTGGTGCGAAAAGCCCGCGACGCGCTCGCAGAGATGCCTTATCCAATCGCTCGTGACCGCAGGCGCCTCGATGCGCCGCATCGACGACTCGCCCATAATCTCGACGAAGAGCTCGCCGGGGCCATTGGAGACGATTTCGACGACGGTCTCGTCGTTCAGCCACTGCCGCAGCGGCCCGAGCGCGTCCTCGAGGAAGACCGTATGGGCGTCGGCGTCCCTATCGACGAGCCTTGGCTTCACGGCGTAGCTCCCTCAGTTCCTCTTTGACGG is a genomic window of Methylocystis echinoides containing:
- a CDS encoding DUF5615 family PIN-like protein — its product is MKFLIDECLSPELTKLAQARGYGESSHIVWLGRAGLKDWELKPLILQNDWTFVTKNSVDFRGSAEKPGAKGQYADVAIHAGLICLNGPPGMDLDMQLELFEQALDELESDADLVNQVLEITMDESAIDIRRYQLPAVGA
- a CDS encoding Mov34/MPN/PAD-1 family protein, with translation MQIELTPDVETGLRRSLRSAGRYEIGGMLFAEQLAMSRFRVMDFSVDLYSGSHTNFHRDPHAHEQALNAFFERTGRDFSRFNYLGEWHSHPSFSVRPSPEDVATMTELVSDERSAISFAVLLIVRLRFGFWLDRSWTIFAPHIPPQAPKPTVRWI
- a CDS encoding relaxase/mobilization nuclease domain-containing protein, whose amino-acid sequence is MTITGGEDEEKRRRLPDVSAKGGKPPRLSVHGSSSPAVIGRGAPLISRARALAQGYQPAVVKVVSYAHGSARASATANYVDRDDALLETQDGVELKGRAAINAEIAEWAKDFEPRKESQDVASVRFQVMGLKDTPADRGALEKAMSAAFAGHRYAYRIDALMDGAIEARAVVAFAGTLREGETDARGRFYVTERDVAEGFEARVFAPKSEARMKARIEAAIGIGQHRIVLEPGAPGNGPTSVVDRLTRLQEHDAAASDSGALLDNPSAIQAESRAWRRDLRSFKPRDTMHLIVSAKAGVGVNAFRTAVRGFVHEQFAEHKFMFGVHTDKADAGHVHAHVIVAVRDAEGVKIHPGPQDFRHWREAFAEHAQMQGIKIVATSAAERASSQSYGPKDKAIVDAADYPRPGREARDRAYASNPANKTLIDNARRRIEIAHTNPIRMPTSERQLAVANDSASTWRQLAREEPQSATASALAQRMQFSQAAGQAIATLVNQALITQTTRSSAMPITAAQMGSDLKLLNEAVDKVGAVLPADTKAAFFERSGRYLEKLAARVDMQRVFEAKSSQAALAPVVEQAGGIARVEQREAISAQRLVESAEAVERCIEAAANPMPASARDIDTSRLIVREAERTAADEQARAHAAREAQRLLAANAAAPLAASLAVDARLEALRREQMEKLRQISAEKEAAGETSGLEIER
- a CDS encoding ATP-binding protein, which produces MRCTVLFPSTWINADRFETALRASYGPHDPNTHEVTFHFPVGCKIMIDGAIRLLSLANQLVASARRVHMTFEEGEAGTMGYLNRMGFFDHLAKAVDVSPERPFYSSAKLHRGGNSMLVEIARINKDARDDDLPTRLTDAISYACNSRADVDELKGAAWTIFAELIDNIFAHSATQLDGYAALQVYSGGNRLSVAVSDSGLGIMETLRPSLRIESPRLHNLSDLDLLVEVFRRGISRHGADRGCGLKGCAAKAIKFDAQLDVRLPNQRVLLKPARGTYEPNRAYCYEGLPLLWGTHIAFAFGLTP
- a CDS encoding DUF433 domain-containing protein, with protein sequence MGSAADMLKPTEAAMVARVTLRDVNRVIDERILPEGFFSLDDGRRVAATACTLIAFYFDSAKRLTSEERLFAIREVGSRLRRFRARALSSLIDEDWIVRDEFLTIDLAPFVRRTKERMDRLTAARQLVVSDPEILGGAPIVRGTRVPVYDVAACVEAGLPTKRILAAYPSLDENQVELAAIYAEANPPRGRPRSSDELPEGAVIVAERRVPRRGKAG
- a CDS encoding cyclic GMP-AMP synthase DncV-like nucleotidyltransferase translates to MRARRDANRDRLKKGLKGKNKPAPREFASQGSYAMKTMVQHPGKDYDIDDGVYFDKEALVGDRGAELTALQVRQMVRDALDDGSFANPPEVRTNCVRVYYKAGYWVDVPVYRRVAAKDFWGNVAYYHELASGDWKRSDARDVTAWFETENTRQSPDTGNGRQMRRVIRQIKKYARSRESWSSQILSGFGITKLASECFRGNAAREDRALYDTMKGIRDRLNLSLVVAHPVTPDGTITKGTDDARARFLRNRLTEAVDNLAPLFDADCTRAKALKCWDKVFATTFFSDRAGTNSQARAGLLKVASVAPSAGAFSFPNVPRVDYKPRGFG
- a CDS encoding CBASS cGAMP-activated phospholipase, translated to MISQPQPFRVLSLDGGGMRGTYTATYLDRVGSTFAKRRGLETFDIGAAFDLIVGTSTGGIIACALAKGVPLSEVVRLYQEHGPQIFSRPLPTGLLSIALDISARSAALAKGTDVLRKALEDRLGTTTLGEMYATRGIALAIPAVEMSQHRAWVFKTPHLKDTTNHRDDNYALIDVCLATSAAPVFRSMAPVNHPENGASGFNIFVDGGLWANNPVLVGLVDALEMTAPGQEIQIFCLGTCPLPAGEQIAKSAVHRGLREWKFGGEAASLSIDAQQFAYDHVAKKLARHVDRKCTIIRFPSEKVPAALIPYLGLDETRPEAIAALVNQARTDADMTNSKCASANSDAEAALICSLFDAVVPTTCSPTMMRK
- a CDS encoding ThiF family adenylyltransferase, with translation MWFIRNPDRLKSELEGIETLRDGNAWIGATTNRMLKSLKFGVDFDLAVNGETLPFTLEYPAFFPETPPSVIPRDGRRHSSHQYGAGGELCLEFRSDNWDPSITGAIMIESAYRLLSGEHPTVGERAVVPSAHQETLGQLLRGSGCRFLLTHELKAYAATLPAGTGHLCSIVEIHGPNRTWAAYVAAVGTPSDLTWRENTIPARSDKGEPALLIRVASLMDLPISDQQDLDPLIAATPCDGFVPADENTRTRITVIADAQSARLYYSFRQEGVWRLIPYSTIDLTNATARLPETYGGLASKKVGVVGAGSLGSKIAASLTRSGVGSFVLVDDDILTPGNLVRHELDAGSLGAHKVDGLESRLRAVAPGVNVSGRRVVLGGQESSGTTASVLDELATCDLLVDATADPQAFNFVASVARQFLRPMIWAEVYAGGIGGFVGRLRPENEPPPHAARRQYLAWCRDQGVPWHGEGDRYDAQREDAPPLVADDAEVAVIAAHASRMAVDVLIRPDTSAFPHPGYVIGLSAEWIFAEPFDTRPLDFSPEGEWRIEISGAQVEAAVEYVLSLLDHSVDADRTDT